In Cyprinus carpio isolate SPL01 chromosome B7, ASM1834038v1, whole genome shotgun sequence, a genomic segment contains:
- the LOC109055156 gene encoding GTP-binding protein RAD-like isoform X1, translating to MFGVMTLNKGDKLRNMDKRRGSMPFPLHLQNLHRRSMPVDDRELRSMPEAQPSLLRFSPAEEHRNSCVSDSSDSVISSGSDSDGQVYKVVLLGEHGVGKSSLARIFGGVEDSSDCEETGNTYDRSLVVDDEETSILLYDVWEQDNSQWLKDQCMRMGDAYIIVYSVTDKSSFEKASELRIQLRRARQSENIPIILVGNKSDLVRSREVSVDEGSACAVVFDCKFIETSASLHHNVRDLFEGIVRQIRLRKDSKEENARRMANCKRRESISKKAKRFLGRIVARKNKKMAFRQKSKSCHDLSVL from the exons AT GTTTGGAGTCATGACTTTGAACAAAGGAGACAAGTTGAGAAACATGGACAAGAGGAGAGGTAGCATGCCGTTTCCCCTGCACCTGCAGAACCTGCACAGGAGGAGCATGCCTGTGGACGACCGAGAGCTGCGCTCGATGCCCGAGGCTCAGCCCAGCCTCCTGCGCTTCAGTCCGGCAGAGGAGCACAGGAACAGCTGCGTGTCCGACTCCTCCGACTCGGTCATCTCGTCCGGCAGCGACTCAGACGGACAGGTCTACAAGGTGGTCCTCCTGGGCGAGCACGGCGTCGGGAAGTCGAGTTTGGCCAGAATATTTGGAGGAGTCGAAGACAGCAGCGACTGCGAGGAAACAg GAAACACATATGACAGATCCCTTGTGGTTGATGATGAGGAGACGTCAATCCTTCTCTATGACGTATGGGAACAG gaTAACAGCCAGTGGCTGAAAGATCAGTGCATGCGTATGGGAGACGCCTACATCATTGTGTACTCAGTGACAGACAAGTCCAGCTTTGAGAAAGCTTCAGAGCTACGAATCCAGCTGCGCAGAGCTCGGCAGTCAGAAAACATCCCCATCATCCTGGTGGGAAACAAGAGTGACTTGGTGCGGTCCCGAGAAGTTTCTGTAGATG AGGGCAGTGCCTGTGCTGTTGTGTTTGACTGCAAGTTCATTGAGACCTCAGCCTCCCTACATCACAATGTGCGTGACCTCTTCGAGGGCATCGTCCGGCAAATTCGCCTTCGCAAGGACAGCAAGGAAGAAAACGCCCGCCGCATGGCCAACTGCAAGCGCCGAGAGAGCATTAGCAAAAAGGCCAAACGTTTCCTGGGCCGCATTGTGGCCCGGAAGAACAAGAAGATGGCCTTCAGACAGAAGTCCAAATCCTGTCACGACCTGTCAGTGCTATGA
- the LOC109055156 gene encoding GTP-binding protein RAD-like isoform X2 — protein MTLNKGDKLRNMDKRRGSMPFPLHLQNLHRRSMPVDDRELRSMPEAQPSLLRFSPAEEHRNSCVSDSSDSVISSGSDSDGQVYKVVLLGEHGVGKSSLARIFGGVEDSSDCEETGNTYDRSLVVDDEETSILLYDVWEQDNSQWLKDQCMRMGDAYIIVYSVTDKSSFEKASELRIQLRRARQSENIPIILVGNKSDLVRSREVSVDEGSACAVVFDCKFIETSASLHHNVRDLFEGIVRQIRLRKDSKEENARRMANCKRRESISKKAKRFLGRIVARKNKKMAFRQKSKSCHDLSVL, from the exons ATGACTTTGAACAAAGGAGACAAGTTGAGAAACATGGACAAGAGGAGAGGTAGCATGCCGTTTCCCCTGCACCTGCAGAACCTGCACAGGAGGAGCATGCCTGTGGACGACCGAGAGCTGCGCTCGATGCCCGAGGCTCAGCCCAGCCTCCTGCGCTTCAGTCCGGCAGAGGAGCACAGGAACAGCTGCGTGTCCGACTCCTCCGACTCGGTCATCTCGTCCGGCAGCGACTCAGACGGACAGGTCTACAAGGTGGTCCTCCTGGGCGAGCACGGCGTCGGGAAGTCGAGTTTGGCCAGAATATTTGGAGGAGTCGAAGACAGCAGCGACTGCGAGGAAACAg GAAACACATATGACAGATCCCTTGTGGTTGATGATGAGGAGACGTCAATCCTTCTCTATGACGTATGGGAACAG gaTAACAGCCAGTGGCTGAAAGATCAGTGCATGCGTATGGGAGACGCCTACATCATTGTGTACTCAGTGACAGACAAGTCCAGCTTTGAGAAAGCTTCAGAGCTACGAATCCAGCTGCGCAGAGCTCGGCAGTCAGAAAACATCCCCATCATCCTGGTGGGAAACAAGAGTGACTTGGTGCGGTCCCGAGAAGTTTCTGTAGATG AGGGCAGTGCCTGTGCTGTTGTGTTTGACTGCAAGTTCATTGAGACCTCAGCCTCCCTACATCACAATGTGCGTGACCTCTTCGAGGGCATCGTCCGGCAAATTCGCCTTCGCAAGGACAGCAAGGAAGAAAACGCCCGCCGCATGGCCAACTGCAAGCGCCGAGAGAGCATTAGCAAAAAGGCCAAACGTTTCCTGGGCCGCATTGTGGCCCGGAAGAACAAGAAGATGGCCTTCAGACAGAAGTCCAAATCCTGTCACGACCTGTCAGTGCTATGA